From a region of the Chitinophaga caseinilytica genome:
- a CDS encoding DUF3298 and DUF4163 domain-containing protein has protein sequence MHKRLFIPAALLTLAACQSAPKKDGNADSTAVPASTELPATWAKRFKGTLAGQNITLLLQKAGQNDFRGWYAYDSHGEPIALRPFYGEKRTDDSVIVNEGYTETDGIFRGTVSADGHFKGKWVNVKNTFDFDLAENNDSAVIFSVIAYADSTRLQADKPNSPVATASTYTVWPTGGGESVVAFLQKALGPGVPQGSTPASLLKNGVDTFFTNYKSNAKDFDSTSMGPSWNWSTESGSVVAWNQWPLLAIEDWTYEFTGGAHGNGGSNFSAYDLAKQKKLTLADVFKPNYKPVVSAALGKSYLKKYQVKSLEEAGLFVKKIEPNDNFFLTSHGVVFSYTPYEIAAYAMGQITLFVPWADIKTVVQEGYAR, from the coding sequence ATGCATAAACGCCTCTTCATTCCCGCCGCGCTGCTCACCCTGGCCGCCTGCCAATCTGCCCCTAAAAAGGACGGAAACGCCGACAGCACCGCCGTTCCCGCTTCCACCGAACTGCCCGCCACCTGGGCTAAACGCTTCAAAGGCACGCTGGCCGGACAAAACATCACGCTCCTGCTCCAAAAAGCCGGTCAAAACGATTTCCGCGGATGGTACGCCTATGATTCCCATGGCGAGCCCATCGCTTTACGGCCGTTTTACGGCGAAAAAAGGACGGACGACAGCGTGATCGTCAACGAAGGCTACACGGAAACCGACGGTATTTTCCGCGGTACCGTGAGCGCCGACGGGCATTTCAAGGGGAAATGGGTGAACGTGAAAAATACTTTCGACTTCGACCTGGCCGAAAATAACGACAGCGCCGTGATCTTCTCCGTGATCGCCTACGCCGATTCCACCCGGCTGCAGGCCGACAAGCCGAACTCCCCCGTAGCCACGGCTTCCACCTACACCGTCTGGCCCACCGGCGGCGGCGAAAGCGTAGTCGCGTTTTTACAGAAAGCCCTCGGCCCCGGGGTCCCGCAGGGTTCCACACCGGCCTCCCTGCTCAAAAACGGCGTAGACACGTTCTTCACCAATTATAAAAGCAACGCCAAAGACTTCGATTCCACCAGCATGGGCCCCTCCTGGAACTGGAGCACCGAATCGGGCTCGGTAGTAGCCTGGAACCAGTGGCCACTGCTCGCCATCGAAGACTGGACCTACGAATTCACCGGCGGGGCACACGGGAACGGTGGGTCGAACTTCTCCGCCTACGACCTCGCCAAACAGAAAAAACTTACCCTGGCAGACGTTTTCAAACCCAATTACAAACCTGTCGTATCTGCCGCGCTCGGCAAATCGTACTTGAAAAAATACCAGGTGAAATCGCTCGAAGAAGCCGGGCTTTTCGTGAAAAAAATCGAGCCGAACGATAACTTCTTCCTCACTTCCCACGGCGTGGTATTCAGTTATACGCCCTACGAGATCGCCGCCTATGCGATGGGACAAATCACCCTGTTCGTTCCCTGGGCCGACATCAAAACGGTTGTGCAGGAAGGCTACGCACGATAG
- a CDS encoding DUF3298 and DUF4163 domain-containing protein → MRMLICMLTALAPLCACQSGQKKPAALDSTAAATVAAVKVPVAHSFYKQLKGTLAGQPVTMQLVKYAPGDYEAWYLYDKEGEPIGLSLSRETADSLIFAEFAGPNDENIFRGTFDGSQFRGVWTGNEKSFEFGLQEDMDSAVTFETYTLWDSAKLRPHDASSPMAQFSAEIVWPSGGADAAIITFLRKAMQPGMKPGDMPLQALKASALGYLSGYQDNSETIDSSELVAGSGATWNWESQESQSVVWNKYPLLVIANFSYDYSGGAHGNYGTTFDAYDLAAKKKLTAKDVFKPGYKPVVGAALEKAFRKQFRVPAGEPLDKGFLFEPHIVPNENFYPTGKGVVFNFIPYEIAAYAVGQISLFVPWSDIRSVVQPAYLPKT, encoded by the coding sequence ATGAGAATGTTGATCTGTATGCTTACGGCGCTGGCGCCCCTGTGCGCGTGCCAGTCCGGGCAAAAGAAGCCTGCCGCTTTGGATAGCACCGCCGCCGCCACCGTTGCGGCGGTAAAAGTACCCGTCGCCCATTCCTTTTACAAACAGCTCAAAGGCACATTGGCCGGCCAGCCGGTTACGATGCAGCTCGTCAAATATGCGCCCGGCGATTATGAAGCCTGGTACCTTTATGATAAGGAAGGCGAGCCCATCGGCCTTTCGCTTTCCCGCGAAACGGCAGACAGCCTCATTTTCGCGGAATTCGCAGGGCCGAACGACGAGAACATCTTTCGCGGAACTTTCGACGGATCACAATTCCGCGGCGTCTGGACGGGCAACGAAAAGTCGTTCGAATTCGGGCTGCAGGAAGATATGGACAGCGCCGTTACGTTCGAAACGTATACTTTGTGGGATTCGGCGAAGTTGCGCCCGCACGATGCCTCCTCCCCCATGGCGCAATTCAGTGCGGAGATCGTCTGGCCTTCGGGCGGGGCGGACGCGGCCATCATCACGTTTCTCCGCAAGGCGATGCAGCCGGGTATGAAACCGGGGGACATGCCTTTGCAGGCGTTGAAGGCTTCCGCGCTGGGGTACCTTTCCGGTTACCAGGACAATTCGGAAACCATCGACTCATCCGAGCTCGTAGCCGGATCGGGGGCTACCTGGAACTGGGAGTCGCAGGAGTCGCAAAGCGTGGTATGGAATAAATACCCCTTGCTGGTGATCGCCAATTTCAGTTACGATTACAGCGGCGGCGCGCACGGGAACTACGGCACTACTTTTGACGCATACGACCTCGCCGCGAAGAAAAAGCTCACTGCGAAAGACGTTTTCAAGCCGGGATATAAACCCGTAGTGGGCGCTGCGCTGGAAAAAGCCTTCCGCAAACAGTTCCGCGTGCCGGCAGGGGAACCGCTGGACAAGGGGTTCCTCTTCGAACCGCACATCGTGCCGAACGAAAATTTTTACCCGACCGGTAAGGGGGTCGTTTTTAACTTTATCCCTTACGAAATCGCCGCGTACGCAGTGGGCCAAATCTCGCTGTTCGTACCCTGGAGCGACATCCGCTCCGTCGTACAACCGGCATATTTACCAAAAACATGA
- a CDS encoding ATP-dependent DNA helicase codes for MINPQQEQYNQRYEEVYARLNSAQREAVDNTEGPVMVIAGPGTGKTQILASRIGKILRDTDFLPHNILCLTYTDAGTVAMRKRLTDFIGPDAYRVNIHTFHSFCNEVIQDNLSLFEKNVLDPISDLEKIQLLKTLIDGFSKDNPLKRYRGDVYFDMRNLASLFSTMKREGWTVPFIRERVEAYVESLPERTEYIYQRNSGRFKKGDLKQDKLNGEREKMARLLAAVEQFDVFQQLMHKANRYDFDDMINWVIRAFREHPNLLLDYKERFQYILVDEYQDTSGTQNMLIGLLTSGEEKPNVFVVGDDDQSIYRFQGANVENMEQFANDHLAHDLRTVVLTQNYRSVQNILDVSMSVIAHNEGSRLVDKLPGLSKQLKASNDKLTPLNLPPVIRRYNTPRDEMAHITLEVERLLGRGVNPGKIAVIYKENRYGEELAQYFRLKGVPFFSKRNQNLFEIPFAKKVLQIVRYIARELETPYSGDDILFELLHYDFYKVPPIETARISIEVAEKGYAEKSSIRKYLQEWVNTRNPTLFSLAPHDEALRLGRLLEKWIGDAHNITLQQLFSSIISDGGILQYILASPEKIWLMKVLQALFDFVKDETRRRPEMNVVKLMETIDLMESNGLSIPLIQVSGNEKGVNLLTAHGSKGLEFEYVFIAGVTSNIWEDKKKMSGGFSFPDTVFTTEATSTDQQELRRLFYVAITRAEKHLYISYPEYKQDGKPLVPSVFVAEIQQVHQLDVVPVIMDDETMFHFEILQYGKEQAPEIEKVDQLFIDTLLSGFTMNVTALNNYLHCPLAFFYQNLLRVPSGRSENTEFGSAVHFALEKLFQKMQEKKNEFPPKEEFVKDFRYSMLRSREAFTKEAFNRRMEYGEEILSNYYDKYLPVWNRIVSIERNIRNVVVNGVPLKGKIDKLEFDGSNVNVVDYKTGDYEKTKKDYKKFDRPNDRNPNGGDYWRQAVFYKILLDNYKQKNWHVVSTEFDFVEPNKQKEYFKEKIDILPEDMTTVSQQIRDTWVRIQNKEFYTGCGKDDCKWCNFVKDNKLEVALHTLVEEEE; via the coding sequence ATGATCAATCCGCAACAGGAACAATATAATCAACGGTACGAGGAAGTATACGCCCGCCTCAACAGCGCGCAGCGCGAAGCGGTGGACAATACCGAAGGGCCCGTAATGGTGATCGCCGGGCCGGGAACGGGCAAAACCCAGATCCTGGCGTCGCGCATCGGCAAAATCCTCCGCGACACCGACTTCCTTCCCCACAACATTCTCTGCCTCACCTACACCGACGCCGGCACCGTGGCCATGCGCAAGCGGCTCACCGACTTCATCGGGCCAGACGCCTATCGTGTCAACATCCATACTTTCCACTCGTTCTGCAACGAAGTGATCCAGGACAACCTGTCGCTTTTTGAAAAGAACGTGCTCGATCCGATCTCCGATCTCGAAAAGATCCAGCTCCTCAAAACCCTCATCGACGGCTTCTCCAAAGACAATCCGCTCAAACGTTACCGCGGCGACGTGTACTTCGATATGCGCAACCTGGCGAGCCTTTTCTCCACGATGAAACGCGAGGGCTGGACGGTCCCTTTCATCCGCGAACGCGTGGAAGCCTATGTGGAATCCCTGCCCGAACGCACCGAATACATCTATCAACGCAACTCCGGCCGCTTCAAAAAAGGCGACCTGAAGCAAGACAAACTGAACGGGGAACGGGAAAAAATGGCCCGGCTCCTCGCGGCCGTGGAGCAATTCGACGTGTTCCAGCAACTCATGCACAAAGCGAACCGGTACGATTTCGACGACATGATCAACTGGGTGATCCGCGCATTCCGCGAGCATCCCAACCTCCTGCTCGACTATAAAGAACGGTTTCAATATATACTGGTGGACGAATACCAGGATACCAGCGGTACCCAGAACATGCTCATCGGCCTGCTCACTTCCGGCGAGGAAAAGCCGAACGTGTTCGTGGTGGGCGACGACGACCAATCGATCTACCGCTTCCAGGGTGCCAACGTGGAAAACATGGAACAATTCGCCAATGATCACCTCGCGCACGATCTGCGGACGGTGGTGCTGACGCAGAATTACCGTTCCGTGCAGAACATCCTGGACGTGTCGATGTCAGTGATCGCGCATAACGAGGGCTCGCGGCTGGTAGACAAGTTGCCGGGCCTCAGCAAGCAGCTGAAAGCATCCAACGACAAACTGACGCCGCTCAACCTGCCGCCCGTGATCCGCCGGTACAACACCCCCCGCGACGAGATGGCCCACATCACCCTCGAAGTGGAGCGCCTCCTGGGCCGCGGCGTGAACCCGGGGAAAATCGCCGTCATATATAAAGAGAACCGGTACGGCGAAGAACTGGCGCAGTATTTCCGGCTGAAAGGCGTGCCTTTCTTCTCGAAACGCAACCAGAACCTCTTCGAGATCCCTTTCGCCAAAAAAGTTTTACAGATCGTGCGGTACATTGCGCGCGAGCTGGAAACGCCGTACAGCGGAGACGATATCCTCTTCGAGCTCCTGCATTACGATTTTTATAAAGTGCCGCCCATCGAAACGGCGCGCATCAGCATAGAAGTAGCGGAAAAAGGGTACGCAGAAAAATCCTCCATCCGCAAATACCTCCAGGAATGGGTGAACACCCGCAACCCCACGCTGTTTTCGCTCGCCCCGCACGACGAGGCCCTGCGGCTGGGGCGCCTCCTCGAAAAATGGATCGGCGACGCCCATAACATCACCCTGCAACAGCTGTTCTCGTCCATCATCAGCGACGGCGGCATCCTCCAATACATCCTCGCCAGCCCGGAAAAAATCTGGCTCATGAAAGTGCTCCAGGCGCTGTTCGACTTCGTGAAAGACGAAACGCGCCGCCGGCCCGAAATGAACGTGGTAAAACTCATGGAAACCATCGACCTGATGGAATCCAACGGACTGTCGATCCCCCTGATACAAGTCTCAGGCAACGAAAAGGGCGTCAATTTACTGACCGCCCACGGCTCGAAAGGCCTAGAATTCGAATATGTGTTCATCGCCGGGGTGACGTCCAACATCTGGGAAGACAAGAAAAAGATGTCGGGCGGGTTCTCTTTCCCCGACACCGTTTTCACCACCGAAGCCACTTCCACCGACCAGCAGGAGCTGCGCCGGTTGTTTTACGTGGCCATCACCCGCGCCGAAAAACATCTCTATATCAGCTATCCGGAATATAAACAGGACGGCAAACCATTGGTACCCAGTGTGTTCGTGGCCGAAATCCAGCAGGTGCATCAACTCGATGTGGTACCGGTTATCATGGACGATGAAACCATGTTCCATTTCGAGATCCTGCAATACGGCAAGGAACAGGCGCCCGAGATCGAAAAGGTTGACCAGCTGTTTATCGACACGCTGCTGAGCGGGTTTACGATGAACGTGACGGCGTTGAATAATTATCTTCATTGTCCGCTGGCGTTTTTCTACCAGAACCTGCTCCGCGTGCCTTCCGGGCGGTCGGAGAACACGGAATTCGGCTCCGCGGTGCACTTTGCGCTGGAGAAGCTTTTCCAGAAGATGCAGGAAAAGAAGAACGAGTTCCCGCCGAAAGAGGAGTTCGTCAAAGATTTCCGGTACAGCATGCTCCGCAGCCGGGAAGCCTTTACCAAAGAGGCTTTCAACCGGCGGATGGAATACGGGGAAGAGATCCTTTCCAATTATTATGACAAATACCTCCCCGTCTGGAACCGCATCGTGAGCATCGAACGGAATATCCGGAACGTGGTGGTGAACGGCGTTCCGCTGAAAGGGAAGATCGACAAGCTCGAATTCGACGGCAGCAACGTGAACGTGGTCGACTACAAAACCGGGGATTACGAGAAAACGAAGAAGGACTACAAGAAATTCGACCGGCCCAACGATCGCAATCCCAACGGGGGCGACTATTGGCGGCAGGCGGTTTTCTATAAAATCCTCCTCGATAACTATAAGCAGAAGAACTGGCATGTGGTGAGCACCGAGTTCGATTTCGTGGAGCCGAACAAGCAGAAGGAGTATTTCAAGGAGAAGATCGACATCCTCCCCGAAGATATGACGACGGTGAGCCAGCAGATCCGCGACACCTGGGTCCGCATCCAGAACAAGGAGTTTTATACCGGCTGCGGGAAAGACGACTGCAAATGGTGCAACTTCGTGAAAGACAACAAGCTGGAGGTGGCGTTGCACACCCTGGTGGAGGAGGAAGAATAA
- a CDS encoding Ig-like domain-containing domain gives MNHIMRGFWIVLLACGYLFSGCANIVPPGGGPRDTLAPRVLSVSPPDSTLNFNEQRVTFRFDEYVELDNVLEKLIVSPTLKRTPVITAKLRTVTMVIKDSLQPNTTYTFNLGDAVKDVNERNPIEDFQYVVSTGDYLDSITLSGTILIAETGKPDSNVAVMLYSNITEDSVVSKEKPLYLAKTKGNGTFRFKNLKPGTYRIFALKEENRDFQYTEADELIAYYDAPLDLSENMADVNMSLFKEPDSLRPKYDDLTVPEEAQPQQEEKKKDDKKKPKLIASAELSGGRQELGDSLTLSFNFPIRSLDSSAISLLEDTTLQRVRFGLTVADTTMKQFKMSYNWKPGKPYQLILPAGFATDTTGLQTAKADTVRFEAKQLDDYGTVTVNLSVSDSARHILPESDSGYQFVVQLVQGGKEVKYTGVVKNGKWERGLIQPGEYEIRVIVDRNFNGRWDTGIYYRNPKKQPETVFTFKDPINVKKNWTVPTNVKL, from the coding sequence ATGAATCATATAATGCGTGGCTTTTGGATCGTACTCTTGGCTTGCGGCTATCTTTTTTCCGGCTGCGCCAACATCGTGCCGCCCGGCGGCGGGCCGCGGGATACGCTGGCGCCGAGGGTCCTGTCCGTTTCCCCGCCCGATTCCACTCTCAATTTCAATGAACAGCGCGTTACGTTCCGGTTCGATGAATATGTGGAGCTGGACAATGTGCTGGAAAAGCTCATCGTGTCGCCCACGCTGAAGCGCACGCCCGTGATCACCGCCAAGCTGCGCACGGTGACCATGGTGATCAAGGATTCCCTCCAACCCAATACCACTTACACCTTCAACCTGGGAGACGCCGTGAAGGACGTGAACGAGCGCAACCCGATCGAAGATTTCCAGTACGTGGTGTCTACCGGCGATTACCTCGACTCCATCACCCTGTCGGGCACCATCCTCATCGCCGAAACCGGCAAGCCAGACAGTAACGTGGCCGTGATGCTGTATTCCAATATCACGGAAGACTCCGTGGTGTCTAAGGAAAAACCCCTGTACCTGGCCAAAACCAAAGGCAACGGTACGTTCCGGTTCAAGAACCTCAAGCCGGGCACTTACAGGATTTTCGCCCTGAAAGAAGAAAACCGCGATTTCCAATATACGGAAGCCGACGAGCTCATCGCCTATTACGATGCGCCGCTCGACCTGTCGGAAAATATGGCGGACGTGAATATGTCGCTCTTCAAGGAGCCGGATTCGCTCCGGCCGAAATACGATGACCTGACAGTGCCGGAAGAAGCACAGCCGCAACAGGAAGAAAAGAAGAAAGACGACAAGAAGAAACCCAAACTGATCGCGAGCGCCGAGCTCAGCGGCGGGCGCCAGGAACTGGGCGACAGTCTTACCCTGTCTTTCAACTTCCCCATCCGCAGCCTCGATTCTTCCGCCATTTCGCTGCTGGAAGATACGACCCTCCAGCGCGTGCGCTTCGGGCTGACCGTGGCCGATACTACCATGAAGCAGTTCAAAATGTCGTATAACTGGAAACCCGGCAAGCCTTACCAGCTGATCCTCCCCGCCGGTTTCGCCACTGATACCACCGGGCTGCAAACGGCGAAGGCGGATACCGTCCGTTTCGAAGCCAAGCAGCTGGACGATTACGGCACCGTGACCGTGAACCTCAGCGTGAGCGACAGCGCCCGCCACATCCTCCCTGAAAGCGACAGCGGTTACCAGTTCGTGGTGCAGCTGGTGCAGGGCGGAAAGGAAGTGAAATATACCGGCGTGGTGAAAAACGGTAAATGGGAACGCGGGCTCATCCAGCCCGGGGAGTACGAAATCCGCGTGATCGTGGACCGGAACTTCAACGGGCGCTGGGATACGGGCATTTATTACCGCAACCCGAAAAAGCAGCCCGAAACGGTGTTTACCTTTAAAGATCCCATCAACGTTAAAAAGAACTGGACGGTCCCCACTAACGTCAAACTATAG
- the recR gene encoding recombination mediator RecR, which yields MIFSSALIENAVSEFARLPGVGKKTALRLVLHLLKQDTAQVELFAEAIAKMRRQIKFCTTCHNVSDEDTCTICANASRNHKVVCVVESIRDVIAIENTQQFNGVYHVLGGIISPIDGIGPDQLQIHSLVERVQRDGVEEVIMALSPTIEGDTTIYYLSKKLKDYPVKVTTIARGIAFGGELEYADEMTLARSLTNRLPLDNYLQQGK from the coding sequence ATGATCTTCTCTTCCGCATTGATAGAAAATGCAGTCAGCGAGTTTGCGCGGCTGCCGGGCGTGGGCAAGAAAACGGCTTTACGGCTGGTGCTGCACCTGCTGAAGCAGGATACGGCCCAGGTGGAACTGTTTGCGGAGGCCATCGCCAAAATGCGCCGGCAGATCAAGTTCTGCACAACCTGCCATAACGTTTCCGACGAAGATACCTGTACCATTTGCGCCAACGCTTCCCGCAACCATAAAGTAGTGTGCGTCGTGGAATCCATCCGCGATGTGATCGCTATTGAAAATACCCAGCAATTCAACGGTGTGTACCATGTGCTGGGGGGCATTATTTCGCCGATCGACGGGATAGGGCCAGACCAGTTGCAGATCCATTCCCTCGTGGAGCGGGTGCAGCGGGACGGGGTGGAAGAGGTCATTATGGCCCTGAGCCCTACCATCGAAGGGGATACGACCATCTATTACTTATCGAAAAAGTTGAAGGATTATCCCGTGAAAGTGACCACCATCGCCCGGGGGATCGCTTTCGGCGGTGAACTGGAATATGCCGACGAAATGACGCTCGCCCGGTCGCTCACCAACCGCCTCCCGCTCGACAACTACCTGCAGCAAGGTAAATAG
- a CDS encoding glutathione peroxidase → MFKIFLLSALFPFLFGNVYDFKVDAIEGGKIDFSKYKGKKILIVNTASACGNTPQYAELEKLYKQYHGKLVIVGFPANNFGGQEPGSNAEIKAFCTKEYAVTFPMAAKISVKGSDIHPIYKWLTEEAKAKQLAPEEVTWNFQKYLLNEKGELIAVFKPRTSVFSPEVTAAIEGK, encoded by the coding sequence ATGTTCAAGATATTTCTGCTTTCCGCACTTTTCCCCTTCCTTTTCGGGAATGTGTATGATTTTAAGGTAGACGCCATCGAAGGCGGCAAGATCGATTTCTCGAAATACAAGGGTAAAAAGATCCTGATCGTCAACACCGCGTCGGCATGCGGGAATACGCCGCAATATGCCGAGCTGGAAAAGCTGTACAAGCAATACCACGGCAAACTGGTGATCGTGGGCTTCCCCGCCAACAACTTCGGCGGCCAGGAACCCGGCTCTAACGCCGAGATCAAGGCATTCTGCACGAAGGAATACGCCGTAACCTTCCCCATGGCGGCGAAAATTTCCGTAAAGGGGTCAGACATCCACCCGATCTACAAATGGCTGACGGAAGAAGCGAAAGCCAAACAGCTCGCCCCGGAAGAGGTGACCTGGAACTTCCAGAAGTACCTGCTGAACGAAAAGGGGGAACTGATCGCCGTTTTCAAACCGCGTACTTCGGTTTTTAGTCCGGAAGTGACCGCCGCGATCGAAGGGAAATAA